The proteins below come from a single Juglans regia cultivar Chandler chromosome 12, Walnut 2.0, whole genome shotgun sequence genomic window:
- the LOC108992467 gene encoding protein FAR1-RELATED SEQUENCE 12-like isoform X2, with amino-acid sequence MFGGCILLSCQLATCATVDMEVDDGNERIETSAEGESSIRRVETDQEPYEGMPFESEEAARAFYDEYAKRVGFITRVLSSRKSERDRSIISRGLGCSGRSVNRKRGGQQEVCTATILLKREKPGRWVVRKFVRDHNHPLVGQFRKTRRTFDEKDKKILELTAELRVKKRLSAAYREQLLAFMKDIEGHNEHLSTKVQLVLDNLSEFEAKRKEVSDHR; translated from the exons ATGTTTGGAGGGTGCATTCTGTTAAGCTGTCAACTTGCTACGTGTGCAACAGTAGATATGGAAGTGGACGATGGAAATGAGAGAATAGAAACTTCTGCTGAAGGGGAATCAAGTATACGTAGAGTTGAAACAGATCAAGAACCTTACGAGGGTATGCCCTTTGAATCAGAAGAAGCTGCTAGAGCATTCTATGATGAGTATGCAAAACGGGTAGGATTTATAACCCGTGTATTGTCATCCAGAAAGTCTGAGCGTGATAGGTCAATTATCTCCCGTGGACTTGGATGCAGTGGGCGTTCTGTTAATCGAAAGCGAGGTGGGCAGCAGGAAGTTTGCACAGCAACGATTTTGTTGAAGAGAGAGAAGCCTGGGAGATGGGTGGTTAGGAAATTTGTGAGGGACCATAATCATCCGTTGGTGGGTCAATTTCGAAAGACTCGTCGAACATTT gaTGAGAAGGATAAGAAAATTCTGGAATTAACGGCAGAACTGCGGGTTAAGAAGCGGTTAAGTGCAGCATATCGAGAACAGCTACTTGCTTTTATGAAGGATATTGAAGGCCATAATGAACACCTATCAACTAAAGTTCAATTAGTTTTGGACAATCTAAGTGAGTTTGAAGCTAAAAGGAAAGAGGTTTCAGACCATAGATAA
- the LOC108992467 gene encoding protein FAR1-RELATED SEQUENCE 12-like isoform X1 — MFGGCILLSCQLATCATVDMEVDDGNERIETSAEGESSIRRVETDQEPYEGMPFESEEAARAFYDEYAKRVGFITRVLSSRKSERDRSIISRGLGCSGRSVNRKRGGQQEVCTATILLKREKPGRWVVRKFVRDHNHPLVGQFRKTRRTFVSLFCFEQSFDEKDKKILELTAELRVKKRLSAAYREQLLAFMKDIEGHNEHLSTKVQLVLDNLSEFEAKRKEVSDHR; from the exons ATGTTTGGAGGGTGCATTCTGTTAAGCTGTCAACTTGCTACGTGTGCAACAGTAGATATGGAAGTGGACGATGGAAATGAGAGAATAGAAACTTCTGCTGAAGGGGAATCAAGTATACGTAGAGTTGAAACAGATCAAGAACCTTACGAGGGTATGCCCTTTGAATCAGAAGAAGCTGCTAGAGCATTCTATGATGAGTATGCAAAACGGGTAGGATTTATAACCCGTGTATTGTCATCCAGAAAGTCTGAGCGTGATAGGTCAATTATCTCCCGTGGACTTGGATGCAGTGGGCGTTCTGTTAATCGAAAGCGAGGTGGGCAGCAGGAAGTTTGCACAGCAACGATTTTGTTGAAGAGAGAGAAGCCTGGGAGATGGGTGGTTAGGAAATTTGTGAGGGACCATAATCATCCGTTGGTGGGTCAATTTCGAAAGACTCGTCGAACATTTGTAAGCTTGTTTTGCTTTGAGCAATCCTTT gaTGAGAAGGATAAGAAAATTCTGGAATTAACGGCAGAACTGCGGGTTAAGAAGCGGTTAAGTGCAGCATATCGAGAACAGCTACTTGCTTTTATGAAGGATATTGAAGGCCATAATGAACACCTATCAACTAAAGTTCAATTAGTTTTGGACAATCTAAGTGAGTTTGAAGCTAAAAGGAAAGAGGTTTCAGACCATAGATAA